A single region of the Salvia splendens isolate huo1 chromosome 18, SspV2, whole genome shotgun sequence genome encodes:
- the LOC121776362 gene encoding putative disease resistance protein RGA3 codes for MEEAAAAALLQVLFETLKNEVSLVRGFRNEAEQLTQNLDMIHKFLSDAEMGSIPGEAVKKWLTDLGNVEFDADNVLDEIKYHQLSKQSNAMKQKVLSYFSCCLHISRAPSMAHRIQQINGNLGVINQRAADLGLIGRLAAAVPTLPDVARETDSFSLDPIFIGRDEMMSEIVEQLTACFKTDVRISILAIVGMGGLGKTTLTRKVFHLLKEKDLFGSHIWVHVSRFFDPLILFNKILKGLTSPDQVEIGDKEGVLKKLVDALKNKSYLLILDDIWNESVLKWEEFIRPLLRVSSMKGNAIVVTTRSMDVASIMNPLRTHELKMLSDEDCWSTIKEKTFGKENVPSELEAYGTKIAEKCKGLPLAASVVGGVLLCDKSEKRWHSIKENWLSRYEGNDIEQILKFSFDNLSLQSLKKCFAYCSIFPKGYKFKTQTLIEYWMGEGFLKADESSDMESMGEKFIHVLLRNSLLQITERDVYGNVESCVMHDLLHDLAASVLRGSFKEDEITQVRYMFLEEDSIAVLKTNEKYLRTLLSMYHRKDYMLSNFESLHVLTFGSWDAEELSSEIKKLIHLRVLDIDKLSIDYLPDWIGELFHLQTLRACNFRLKKLPSTLKNLRNLRHLYITKGVELFAEIGRLKLLSGPYSFLGWATRMATKLKSSDV; via the coding sequence ATGGAAGAAGCTGCCGCCGCTGCCTTGCTTCAAGTTCTATTTGAAACCCTCAAGAATGAGGTCTCACTTGTTCGAGGTTTCAGAAATGAAGCAGAACAGTTAACTCAGAATCTGGACATGATCCATAAATTCTTGAGTGATGCAGAGATGGGCTCCATCCCCGGTGAGGCTGTCAAGAAGTGGCTCACGGATCTCGGAAACGTGGAGTTCGATGCTGACAACGTTTTGGATGAAATCAAATACCATCAACTCTCCAAACAAAGCAATGCTATGAAACAAAAGGTATTATCATACTTCTCATGCTGCCTTCATATTTCACGTGCTCCAAGTATGGCTCATAGAATCCAACAAATCAATGGGAATTTGGGGGTCATTAACCAAAGGGCTGCCGACCTTGGCCTAATCGGGAGACTTGCTGCTGCTGTGCCCACTTTGCCTGACGTTGCTCGTGAAACTGACTCATTCTCTCTTGATCCAATTTTTATTGGAAGAGATGAGATGATGTCAGAAATAGTTGAACAGCTTACTGCTTGTTTCAAAACTGATGTACGTATTTCTATCCTTGCCATTGTGGGAATGGGAGGATTGGGGAAGACAACTTTGACTAGGAAAGTTTTCCATCTTCTCAAAGAAAAGGATCTGTTTGGATCACATATTTGGGTGCATGTTTCTCGATTTTTTGATCCACTCATTCTTTTCAACAAAATCCTCAAAGGATTAACTTCTCCTGATCAAGTCGAAATTGGGGATAAGGAAGGTGTTTTAAAAAAACTTGTCGATgccttaaaaaataaatcatatcTTCTTATTCTTGATGATATTTGGAATGAAAGTGTTCTCAAATGGGAAGAATTTATTCGTCCCTTGTTGCGCGTTAGTTCTATGAAAGGTAATGCGATTGTTGTTACCACCAGAAGTATGGACGTAGCTTCAATTATGAATCCACTTCGTACACATGAGCTGAAAATGTTATCAGATGAAGATTGTTGGTCAACTATCAAAGAAAAAACTTTTGGAAAAGAGAATGTTCCTTCAGAACTTGAGGCCTATGGAACTAAGATTGCAGAAAAATGTAAAGGTTTGCCATTAGCTGCTAGCGTAGTAGGTGGAGTACTACTGTGTGATAAATCTGAAAAAAGATGGCATTCAATCAAAGAGAATTGGCTTTCACGCTATGAAGGAAATGATATCGAACAGATATTGAAGTTCAGTTTTGATAATTTGTCCCTACAGTCACTCAAAAAGTGTTTTGCATATTGTTCAATTTTTCCTAAAGGTTACAAATTTAAAACACAGACTCTGATTGAGTATTGGATGGGCGAAGGATTTCTTAAAGCTGATGAAAGCAGTGACATGGAATCTATGGGAGAAAAATTTATCCATGTTCTTCTACGCAACTCTTTACTGCAAATTACAGAAAGAGATGTTTATGGAAATGTGGAAAGTTGTGTGATGCATGATCTTCTGCATGATCTTGCAGCTTCTGTTTTAAGAGGTTCTTTTAAGGAAGATGAAATTACCCAAGTTCGATACATGTTTCTCGAAGAAGATTCAATTGCTGTtctaaaaacaaatgaaaaatatttgCGCACATTACTGTCCATGTATCACAGGAAGGATTACATGCTCTCAAACTTTGAATCTCTTCATGTTTTAACTTTTGGAAGTTGGGATGCTGAAGAGTTGTCAAGTGAAATCAAGAAGTTGATACATTTGAGAGTTCTTGATATTGACAAATTATCTATTGATTATCTTCCTGATTGGATTGGTGAACTCTTTCACTTGCAGACACTGAGAGCATGTAATTTTCGGTTAAAGAAACTTCCAAGTACTTTGAAGAACTTGAGAAACTTAAGGCATCTTTATATTACGAAAGGTGTAGAGTTGTTTGCCGAGATTGGTCGATTAAAACTTCTCTCAGGACCCTACAGTTTTTTAGGGTGGGCGACAAGAATGGCTACAAAATTGAAGAGCTCGGATGTTTGA